From a region of the Rhinatrema bivittatum chromosome 15, aRhiBiv1.1, whole genome shotgun sequence genome:
- the FILIP1L gene encoding filamin A-interacting protein 1-like isoform X3 → MVVDEQQRLTEQLNQQSQKIQDLTSTAEQAHQKLATAEARVQEEEQKVNRLEKELQAQAIQLHQDQEAMMAKLTNEDSQNRQLRSKLAAVSRQIDELEETNKSLRKAEEELQDLKDKMNKGDCGNSNLMAEVEELRRRVLEMEGKDEELIKMEDQCRDLNRKLERETAQSKNLKAEVDKLNRRIMELEKLEEAFSRSKQESYALKCNLEKERINTKQLSNELDSLKVRIRELEVIEIKLEKTELTLKEDLAKLKTLTVMLVDERKSMSDKINQTEEKLQATTTQLQAEQNKVTSITEKLIEESKKALKSKSELQDKLYCATKEKDDLKSRLNAEEEKGNDLLSKVNILKKRLQSLEAIEKEFLKNKHKQENPMSTAAFHLENNKIKELTQEVERLRHTLKEMKAVEDDLMKTEDEFESLEQRYLNEHHKAKFLSEELEIMKKELAKYKLAEKMESSQEHLLYKKLKEEEAKSGHLAREVDALKEKIHEYMATEDIICRLKGDHSVLQRRLTQQESRNRELTREIENISRELERYRHFSKSLRPSLNGRRISDLQVFSKEVQTDPIDNEPPDYRSLLPLERAVINGQIYEDSDDESNEEEQTMAFRCNSSTANSTNRKLWIPWMKSKENLPQNGRVHRKQNGSYVEPGDLVLTHTPGQPLHIKVTPDHGQNTATLEITSPTTENPHSYTSTAVIPNCGTPKQRITIFQNASLTPVKSKTMDGYISPEQAVSPLTMTSFVRAKTPDSCGSVTPERTMSPIQVLAVRGSSGSPDHVLSPETMEISGTHAVFRVSPDRQAGWQFQRSNSTGSTSSIITTEDNKIHIHLGRSLSPYASGQENRTAALTNGTANRPAHKITSSIRITPSGTPPPRQAQITMTGHHTAPSRIPMPKLTSATKVTRRTPTGTETNQPKRPRDQSRKTAQDQISSCQNSEKR, encoded by the coding sequence ATGGTGGTAGATGAACAACAAAGGCTGACAGAGCAGCTCAACCAGCAAAGCCAGAAAATCCAAGATTTAACCAGCACTGCAGAACAGGCTCACCAGAAACTTGCTACAGCAGAAGCAAGAGTTCAAGAAGAAGAACAGAAGGTGAATAGGCTAGAGAAAGAACTACAAGCCCAAGCCATCCAACTCCATCAAGATCAGGAAGCCATGATGGCAAAACTAACCAACGAAGACAGCCAGAACCGCCAACTCCGTTCAAAACTGGCGGCGGTCAGTCGCCAAATTGACGAGCTCGAAGAGACGAACAAATCTTTGCGAAAAGCTGAAGAAGAGCTGCAGGACCTCAAAGATAAAATGAATAAGGGGGACTGTGGGAACTCTAATCTCATGGCTGAAGTAGAAGAGTTACGAAGGAGAGTATTAGAAATGGAAGGCAAAGACGAAGAGCTTATCAAGATGGAGGACCAATGCAGAGATCTCAACAGAAAGTTAGAAAGGGAAACAGCACAGAGCAAGAACCTAAAAGCAGAGGTTGATAAGCTTAATAGAAGAATTATGGAGCTGGAGAAACTGGAGGAGGCTTTCAGTAGAAGTAAACAAGAAAGCTATGCTTTGAAATGCAACTTAGAAAAAGAGAGAATCAACACAAAACAGCTATCTAATGAGCTTGACAGCTTAAAAGTTAGAATCCGAGAGTTAGAGGTCATCGAAATCAAATTAGAAAAAACCGAACTCACACTGAAAGAGGATTTAGCCAAACTGAAAACGCTGACAGTGATGCTAGTGGATGAACGAAAAAGCATGAGTGACAAAATAAACCAAACAGAAGAAAAGCTCCAAGCCACCACCACACAACTTCAGGCAGAGCAAAACAAAGTCACATCTATCACTGAGAAACTGATCGAGGAGAGTAAAAAGGCTCTGAAATCAAAGTCAGAGCTGCAAGACAAATTATACTGCGCGACAAAAGAGAAGGATGACCTGAAAAGCAGGCTAAATgcagaagaggagaagggaaacgACCTTTTGTCAAAAGTTAACatcctgaagaaaagactgcagtccCTGGAAGcgattgaaaaagaatttcttaaaaataaacacaaacagGAGAATCCCATGTCCACTGCTGCATTTCACCtggaaaacaacaaaattaaagaaCTCACTCAGGAAGTTGAAAGGCTCAGACATACCCTGAAAGAAATGAAGGCAGTGGAGGATGATCTTATGAAAACAGAAGATGAATTTGAATCCCTAGAGCAAAGATATCTCAATGAACACCACAAAGCAAAATTTCTTTCTGAAGAACTTGAGATAATGAAAAAGGAACTGGCGAAGTATAAACTGGCTGAGAAGATGGAGTCCAGCCAAGAACACCTgctttacaaaaaactgaaggaggaagaggcaaaGTCAGGGCATCTTGCAAGGGAGGTAGatgcattaaaagaaaaaattcatGAGTATATGGCTACAGAAGACATAATTTGCCGGTTAAAAGGAGATCATTCGGTTCTCCAAAGGAGGCTTACTCAGCAAGAAAGCAGAAACAGAGAGCTAACTAGagaaattgaaaatatttcaaGAGAACTGGAAAGGTACAGACATTTCAGTAAGAGCCTTAGACCTAGTCTTAATGGAAGACGAATTTCAGATCTTCAGGTCTTCTCTAAAGAAGTTCAAACAGATCCAATAGACAATGAACCACCTGATTACAGAAGTCTTCTACCTTTGGAACGAGCGGTTATAAATGGACAGATATACGAGGACAGTGACGATGAATCAAATGAGGAGGAGCAGACTATGGCTTTCAGGTGCAATTCATCCACTGCAAACTCTACCAACAGAAAGTTATGGATCCCCTGGATGAAGTCCAAAGAAAATCTTCCTCAGAATGGAAGAGttcacagaaaacaaaatggaagcTATGTAGAACCAGGTGACCTGGTCCTAACTCACACACCTGGACAACCTCTGCATATAAAAGTTACTCCAGACCATGGTCAAAATACAGCCACCCTCGAGATTACAAGTCCAACTACAGAAAATCCACACTCGTACACAAGTACAGCAGTAATACCTAACTGTGGTACCCCAAAGCAAAGAataaccattttccaaaatgcctCTTTAACACCTGTAAAATCAAAAACTATGGATGGGTACATCAGTCCAGAGCAGGCCGTCTCTCCTCTTACCATGACTTCCTTTGTAAGAGCGAAAACCCCCGATTCATGTGGCTCAGTGACTCCCGAACGAACAATGTCCCCTATTCAGGTACTGGCCGTCAGGGGCTCATCCGGCTCTCCGGATCACGTGCTTTCACCTGAAACCATGGAAATCAGTGGCACGCATGCGGTTTTCAGAGTATCGCCGGACAGACAAGCAGGCTGGCAGTTTCAAAGATCCAACAGCACTGGTTCAACTTCTAGCATCATAACAACCGAGGATAATAAAATCCATATCCACTTGGGAAGATCTCTCAGCCCTTATGCTTCAGGGCAAGAGAACAGAACTGCAGCACTTACCAATGGAACAGCAAATAGGCCTGCACATAAAATCACCAGCAGTATCCGCATTACACCATCAGGCACACCTCCCCCACGACAAGCACAAATTACA